Part of the Oncorhynchus kisutch isolate 150728-3 linkage group LG2, Okis_V2, whole genome shotgun sequence genome, ctggacaagaggaacacctatgcgagagtgctgttcattgactacagttcagcgttcagcaccatagtgtcctccaagctcatcactaagctaaggaccctaggaCTGAACACCTACCTttgcaactgtatcctggaccTCCTAACGGGCCATCCTAAAGTTTTGAGGGTAGGCAAAACACATCCGCAACACTGACCCTCAATACGGGGGGCCCTCAGAGGtgtatgcttagtcccctcctgtactccctgttcactcatgaccgcATGGCTAGGCATGTCTCCAACACcatcagcctatagggaggaggtcagagacctggcaatgtggtgccaggaaaacaacctctccctcaacgtcagcaagacaaaggaactgatcTTGGACTACAGGGAATGGAGGGCTGACCACGACCCCGTTTAcatacaccaacacagttgtgaagagggtacaacaatgcctattccccctcaggaggctaaaaCTATTTggtatgggccctcagatcctcaaaaaagtTTTACAACTGCATCACTGTGAGCATCTTAacaggctgcatcaccacttggtatggcaactgcttggcatccgactgcaaggcgctacagagggtaatgtgtacagcccagtacatcactggagccgagctccctgccatccaagaaggccctagaaattgtcaaagactccagccacccaagtcacagactattctctctgctaccgcactgcaagcgataccgatgcaccaagtctggaacaggaccctgaacagcttctactcccaaagCCATGAGCCtgataaatagttaaatagttaaccaaatagctattcggactgcattgaccctttttgcactaacttttttgactcttcacatatgctgctgctactgtttattatactatatatcctATTGgctagtcactttattcctagttatatttACATGTTTacttcaattacctcataccGCTGCACATTGACATGGTACTTGTACCCTgtgccaagttatcgttactcattgtgtatttattattcattttattattacatgttattcattttgtattatttctctattttctttctctgcattgttgggaaggtccagtaagtctacacctgtttacgaAGCATATGACAAGTTAAATTTCATTTAAGCTATTGTCTTTCATTTAAGTACAGTGTTCCACGACGTGAAAGCTTTGCGTGTGGCGTGTGGCGTGTGGCGTGCCAGGATATCCATCCCCTCGCTTTTAGCCTACAATTGATTGTTTGTTACCAGTTGGGAAGAGAAGTGGAATTACAATATTGTCTTTCTAAATGGGACACCAACTGTAAACAATTTCTTTATTACACTGTTCTCTGTGTTGAGTTAAGCCTCTCCCTATAACTGCATTTCATGCTTTGCTTTGCATGTCCTGTTGACACTGGTTATTCACATACAccatatatacaaaggtatgtggacaccctttcaaatgagtggatttggctatttcagccacacctgttgctgacaagtgtataaaatcaagcacaaaGCCATGAAATCTCCGTAGACAAACGTTGGCAGTAAAATGGCATTACTGAAGTGTTCAGTAACTTACAACGTGgcccgtcataggatgccacctttccaacaagttagttcatcaaatgtctgccctgttagagctgccccggtcaactgtaagtgatgttattgggaaaatctaggagcaacaatggctcagctgtgaagtgctaggccacacaagctcacagaacgggaccgcagagtgctgaagcgcatagcgcgtaaaaatagtctgtcctcagttgcaactcttactaccaagttccaaactgcctctggaagtaacgccagcacaataactgttcattgtgagcttcatgaaatgggtctccatggccgagcagcagcacacaagcctaagatcaccatgtgcaatgctaagtgtcggctggagttgtgtaaagctcgccaccattggactctggagcagtagaaatgcGCTGTTTTTCATAATttgagctaggccccttagttccagtgaagggaaatcttaatgctacagcatacaatgaccttctaaacgattctgtgcttccaactttgtggcaacagtctgttttcctgtttcagcatgacaatgccccccatGTACAAAGAAGGtgccatacagaaatggtttatcgagaacggtgtgggagaacttgacaggcctgcacagagccctgtccTCAACCCCGTCaaacaccttttggatgaattggaacgctgactccgagccaggcttaatcggccaacatcagagcccgacctcactaatgctcttgtggctgaatggaagcaagtccccacagcaatgttccaacatctagtggaaagccttcccaactacatattaatgaccatgattttggaatgagatgttcgacgagcaggtgtccacatacttttggtcatttagTGTAAGTATCACTCTCAGACTCAGCTAATTTTCGTCTTCCCTGTATTGTATGCCACAGGTCTACATGTACATTGCACTCTAAATGATAAGCAGTGCCACACCCAATGTCCTCTCACAATATGATTACACTACAGCAGACTATCTGTAGAAAATTCATACACTGGAAAATTCTTAACATAATCATTCTCAAGAGCCCGATATCTTGAACATAACAGAAATTCGGTGGCCACGGCCACGGGTAATAATCTTCAAGAGAATCAACTCGAAGGCATACGAATACATAGCCATCCAGGTGATTATTGGTGCATACCTTGTAATTGTAATTTTCATGGACTGACTTTTATCTCAGAATGATGACTAATGCATCTTCTGTGACTCAGGAGGACCACCTTCTGCTATTGTGCGTTTGGTAACAAGGTACTGAAGAGGGCATACATTACCTGACTCCATTACGTGGTAATTGGTTTTCTTTGTGAAGACAGAGCTTGTAGATTCACTATGGGATCACTGAATTAGTAAAGAAGCTCTCTCAAGAGTCTCACCTTGACCACACCGTCTAGTTGGAGTGCCCGAACCCTGGATACATGTTTTAGTTATgccacacactgtacatagagatCAGGAAATCGATCGATGGACGATTTTCCAAATGTTCATTAATGTCTAACACCAGATCTAATAACTTGTCTGTGCACTGTATGGCTGTATTACAATGTATTAATTATTAGAACTCCTCTAATAAACCACACATTTTAGGTGTAGATTTGCTTTCCATAAACaatcacacagacatacacagactgCCTGATTcaaactgtattttattttcatggcGTCCTGACCAGCCcggttccagcaactatggtggatggCTAACCAAGCCCACAGTGTAGTACAGCTCAGCTTACCTCAGAGGTGTGCTATAAGTATCTTGGCATACAGTATCTAAAGGTGATGTTTCTGTCCTTTTTTTCAGGAAAACACTACCGCAAGTCCTGCGCCTCGTCTGGTGCCTGCCTCATCGCCTCCTCTGGCTACCAGCAGTTCTGCACGGGGAAACTCAACTCAGTGTGCATCAGCTGCTGCAACACACCCCTCTGTAATGGACCGCGTCAGAAGAAACAGAGTTCCAGAAaaagagttccctctgctgcctCGTCTCTAATCCCACCACACAGCCTCGCCCTCATTTTTATCCCCATCCTCCTGCACCCATCCTCCATATTATGCTGACAGAGCCTATGATTGGCTGGTTTGGTCTCATCAAGACTGTGGTCCAGCTTTTGGACTCAGCCTGTGTTTCAGTGAAAGGTTTCCCAGCCCGTACGGTGTCCATATCTTTAATGGATGTGTGacactgtcctaatatggacaccgtattTAGAaaatgtcctaatatggacagtAACTTGAGGTCTAAAGACATTGACTGAAATGAGGTATTGATCCTGACAAATATGTTTATCGAGTGAGTCAGGTGCACCACATGTTTGATAGACAATAGGCAGGTTAACCAATGACCCAAGTTTATTTGACAAAAGCAAGCTATGTGTAATGGAAACGGAAGATATAGATCAACAATTTTTATCCATTTGACAGGGGTGGATTTTACTTTTGCTGAACTTTCCTTATTGCTACAATGATGATggaaacagtgtttttttttCAATAAATGCTGATTGCCAAATAATTTTGaaggtaccagtcaaaagtttggacagacctactcattccaggattcttctttatttttactattttctacattgtagaataatagtggacacatcaaaactataaaataacacatagaatcatgcagtaaccaaaaaagtgttaaacaaatcaacatatatcttcaatttgagattcttcaatttgccctgatgacagctttttgcaccctcttggcattctctcaaccagtttcatgaggtagttacctggaatgcatttcaattaacaggtgtgccttgttaaatgtaaatttgtggaatttctttccttcttaatgcgtttgagccaatcagttgtgttgtgacaaggtagagttggtatacagtgccttgcgaaagtattcggcccccttgaactttgcgaccttttgccacatttcaggcttcaaacataaagatataaaactgtatttttttgtgaagaatcaacaacaagtgggacacaatcatgatgtggaacgacatttattggatatttctaacttttttaacaaatcaaaaacggaaaaattgggcgtgcaaaattattaagatagcccaatttggtaaaagccgtcgtccatattatggcaagaacagctcaaataagcaaagagaaacaacagcccattgttactttaagacatgaatgtcagtcaatgcggagcatttcaagaactttgaaagtttcttcaagtgcagtcgcagaaaccatcaagcgctatgatgaaactggctctcatgaggatcgcacaggaatggaagactcagagttacgtCTGCTACTGAGGATAAtatcattagagttaccagcctcagaaattgcagcccaaataaatgcttcatagagttcaagtaacagacacatctcaacatccactgttcagaggaaactgtgtgaatcaggccttcatggttgaattgctgcaaagaaaccactactaaaggacaccaataagaagagacttgcttgagccaagaaacacgagcaatggacattagaccggtggaaatctgtccttcagtctgatgactccaaatttgagatttttggactcatccactctgtctctgtgagacgcagagtaggtgaacggatgatttccacatttgtggttcccaccgtgaagcatggaggtatgatggcgtgggggtgctttgcttgttacactgtcagtgatttatttagaattcaaggcacacttaaccatggctaccacagcattctgcagcgatacaccatcccatctggtttgagcttagtggttTGAGcttataatttatttttcaacaggacaatgaccaacacacttccaggcggtgtaagggctatttgaccaagaaggagagtgatggagtgctgcatcagatgaccaggcctccacaatcccccgacctcaacccaattgagatggtttgggatgagttggaccgtggggtgaaggaaaagcagccaacaagtgctcagcatatgtgggaactccttcaagactgttggaaaagcattccaggtgaagctggttgagagaatgccaagcgtgtgcaaagctgtcataaaggcaaagggtggctactttgaagaatctcaaatataaaatatattttgatttgtttaacacttttttggttagaacatgattccatatgtgttattttattgtttcgatgtattcactattattctgcaatgtgtaaaatagtaaaaataaagaaaaatccttgaactaataggtgtgtccaaacttttgactagtactgtatgctGGGCACATGATGTCATCGCATAACTTTAAAGCTCCACTCCACGTTTAGTTCTAAATGCCAACTgcttgcaacaacaaaaaatactatAAAATGAATGTTTCTTTGCAGGACAAGGATTGTCCTGACTTTCACAAAGGCCTGAATTGCTTTGCCTTGCTTTTCTTGCCCTGCTGGCAAGTTTTaccatccaattatttcagatctacaTTAAAGTTTCACCATGGCATGGACGGTGGCAGTACGTTGGCACATGATAGTTATTATAATATGGCAAATATTAGTAAATGGTTTCATTTTATCAATGTTGCTGGCTTTTGCAAGCCTACCTGAGAAATTAAACAGATAGGTAAGAGGGCATACTGGCTATCGCCAAATTATTAATGCGCTATTTGCCTAAATGTGTAATAGAAACACTTAAACCACATTTTATTCTACACTGTAGGTTTttgctaaaaaaaaaatgttttttaggtGTGACGTCACTATGTACAGCTGTTTTTATTGACACAAGATAGTTAATTGGAAACGCACCGTAACAGGCAATTGTCACATGTATTTTCTATGCAGACTTTCTAAatgtcaacaaaaaaaatcactgGACAAGTTCATGGAAACATAGCTGTTGACTGGCCAACTGAGGGCACTagaaggtaatatgtacatttatAGATGAACTGGATGAGGTTTATTTGTACAGTAGATTAAatggagtacagagacaaaagatgaagaaaaacacaaataaCACAACAGAGGAAGTGACCATTTTTAATGTTAAAATAATGATGCTGATACTGTAGTGATGAAACATAAATTACATTTGTCTTGAGATCAAATCATATGCACTGGGTCCAATTTAGGAAGTGGTCAACACTGTCAGTGGAtgccatacaaatgaatggaaaagTATACTTTGGACACAATGTACAATGCAGACACCATGTCATGATGAATAATGTTGAGCTTAGTTTTCAGTGGCATCTTAAGTGACTGTGAAAATATGAGTTACAGTAGGGCCAAGAGAAGTGTCATCTCATGTAATGGAAAGAAATCACTGTAATTAACACTGTTCAAATACCAAGCTTTTCCAGTGTTCCAGGTATTACAATGTACAGTATGAGATGAAATTGGTAAAAATGTCCTGACTGTTCTTTGACTGGATGTATTACTATGTTAGACTCCTCACATATTATGTCTGTAGAGGCACCTCTCTGACAAAACAGGTTGTGGTAGATTGTTGAAATCTGAGTTGGATGacaccctgtatccctctccgATGAATTCAATACTGTAATATTGAACACAGCTAAGTGTCTCTCTTTTGGTTCATCTTTCAAAGTCACCTAGAAGTCTTTCTGGACTGTATTGATTCACAACGTCAATTCTACTTCATAACCTCAGCCAAGAAGCATGTTAGAGCACAAGTCAAAACAACTGTCATACGTGTATTTTAATAAACTTATATTTCAGTCTCTTCGGGGATGTTTCCCTTTCCGACTGAATTTGAAAGTGATTCATCGGTTGTGGGGAGGGCCTCCTCAGGGCTGCGAGGGGGAGTGTCCTTAGGACTATGGAAGGTAGTGAATGTAGGCATCTTGAACTCCTTGCTCTGAGTCTGAGTAGACCTGTTGCCACCACCACGACGCAGTGACTTTAGCAGGGGCCGCAGTGAGCGGGCGGAGTTGGCCTCGAAGCTCCTCAGAGTCCGTTTGTTTACGTGCTCGATGGTGAGGCGGCAGCGTAGCACCTGGACGAAGACCTGTCGGAACTGGCGGGAAGAGAGGTTGTACAGGAAGGGGTTTAGCACGGAACTAAGGTAGAAGAAGGTGTCGGCCACAGGGTGCAGCACCACATAGTTGCGGAAGTAGGACATGGTCCAGCTGGACTTGGGCACGGCGGCAGTCATCAGGCGACGCACCTGGTTGGGCAGCCAGCACACGGTAAGGGAGCCCACGATTAAAcctgagaaagagggagggggagcgagagagagagggaaggaaggaaagagaaaaaGTAATTAAGAATATtcgataatggtagtagggggcAGTGGACCACACCTGGGttaaaatatatgcatattaagtATTTGTTATTTAAATACTTGTTTTCTGTGTATTTTCAAATAAAGTGGCTAAATCAGCTACTTCTATTTGAAGTGTttgaaagtattttcaaataaCTTCCTATAAATAGCAAGAactattttcaaatacttatttacaaatATATTATTTCAAATACCACCTagaagacctgggttcaaatgcatGGGCCtttaaatatttcatattttaaaATACACTGAGTGTGGCAAATAAACCTGATAGATATCTTGCAGCTCCCACCAAACGAGTAataattttaaattttttaaagaTAAAGATACAAAGCGGtaattaaaaacaacaacacaatgacaaTTTTAAAAGCTAGGAAAATGTATATAAATCAGAATTAAACAACAGTTGGACTGTTCCTATAGCCTTCTTAGACTCAACAACTCTGAAGCAATTATCAGCAGACAAAAAATAATGAATAAAAACAGAGATCACCCAATAATAAATATTAGATGCTGTTAAAACAGTTGCATGGAGAAAAGCACCAGGAATGAATGGCTTTCCCATAGAATTCTATTAAGTAATTTGGGTCAAAGTAGCCCCCCTACTTACATATGACATGTGTGACTCAATTCAGTACTACCTAGTTCCATGTATCAAACAGTTAATTCAGTCAAATTAAAACCAGGAAAATCTGGAGAGTCCTCTGCTGATTAAAGACCCACAAGTTGAAAACATTTTGACAAAATAATAAGATTAAGATAAGATTAAAAGCAATAGAATTGCAAACGTCACACCAGACttcatatacactaccgttcaaagtttggggtcacttcgacATTTTCtgtacattaaaataaaataaaatagatcagaaatacagtgtagacatgttgtaaatgactattgtagctgggaacAGCAGAATGTTTATGGATGATCTACATAGGcacacagaggcccattatcagcaaccatgttagctaatccaggtttatccttttaaaaggctaattgatcattcgaaaaccctttgcaattatgttagaacaagctgaaaactattgttttgattaaagaagcaataaaactggccttctttagactagttgagtatctgaagcatcagcatttgtgggttcgattacaggctctaaATGGCCAGACACAAAGAATttacttctgaaactcgtcagtctattgttgttctgagaaatgaaggctattccatgcgagaaattgccaagaaactgaagatcttgtacaacgctgtgtagtactcccttcacagaacagcacaatctggctctaaccagaatagaaagaggagtgggaggccccagtgcgcaactgagcaagaggacaagaacattatagtgtctagtttgagaaacagaagcctcacaagtcctcaactggcaggttcatttaatagtacccgcaaaacaccagtctcaatgtcaacagtgaagatgcgacatcgggatgctggccttctatgcagagttcctctgtccagtgtctgtgttattttgcccatcttaatcttttatttttattggccagtctgagatatggctttttctttgcaactctgcctagaaggcacgcatcccagagtcacctcttcactgttgacgttgaaactggtgttttgcgggtactatttaatgaagctgccagttgaggacttgtgaggcgtctgtttctcaaactagacactcagtTGACTAACTGTAGCCCGTCTGTTGCTCTGCACAACTCATGTCAGCCTCCTTTGCCTTCTTTCATCAATGACCCATTTTCAACCACTGGCCTgccgttggctggatgtcctttgaccATTCTAGATACACACAGGATTCAGTTCAGTGAGAAaaccgtaccccgttcaaaggcacttaaatagtttgtcttgcccattcactctctgaatatCACACataacaatccatgtctcaattgattgatgtggatttaacaggtgacatcaataagggatcatagttttaacctggattcacctggttagtctgcCATGGAAACATCAGGTGTTCCTAACGTTTTATACATTCAGTGTACATGCctatactttccaaatgtatttccaaatacattccaataCTCAACTACTTCTATTCTAAATGAAATATCCAAATACTGTACTTACTCTGAAATGTCATTGAAATACCCAAAATAGTATTTCAACCCAGGTCAATGGACTACTGAATAATGCAAATATTTTTGTGTAGATTGGGTTTGCTTTGCCATCTAAACCAGCGTTGATGCAATGATATGCTTTGGTgtgtttttggacatttttgtgcTGTCTCTTTACATTAACTGATTTAGTTTCCCCTGGTGATTTATAATGCTAATTATACTAAGACAAAAACAGCCCGTTGAGATTAAGTGCACTGTTAAAAAAATACAGGTCTGTgctgttgtaaaaaaaaacactgcCAGCTAGTCCTTAGGGCAAGGTGATTTCAAATTGCAGTTaaataatttgtatttatttatattcatATCAGCATTCTACTATTATGAATTGAGGACTGACATTGTAATGCTGTGAAATTCAAAAAAAGGGAAAACAGAAATGATGGTGTGTGGAGTTATTTTCTTCAGCCCTGTTTCACAGTAAAGTGGAGCTGAGAGTGTAAGAGGTGCAGTATGGGTCGACACTGTGAGGGGTCCATTAGAGAAATTCCCTAAAGGGTAATTAAACTTTCTTACTGTCTCCTTGCTCATTTTATTGAATGTCAGACTacaacagtacccattctaatgAAAAATATTATACAACAAATGAAGAAAAAACCTAAACAGGGATATATGTATTTTTATCCGATTTATGTTTTCATTAATGGGGCTTTCTTAGCTGGGTGTAACTGAAGTGTAACTGTGCCAGGCAATTATTTTAAAAAGAAAAACCCAGAATAAAGGCAAATGCTGAAAAACATTGTTATGACTAAACATTATCCTTGCCAAAATAAATTATATGGGATTTTAATAagaagtaccaaaacattttcttGGTAGTTCTCAGACTGTAGAAATCCTCTGTGATGATGAGGCACAGGTTTTTGATACATTCCTACCTGGCTAATGTTGTATGTACCTCTT contains:
- the LOC109902346 gene encoding ly6/PLAUR domain-containing protein 1-like — translated: MRLLTYTTLFWFILKAGLALQIQCYQCEEVTHNDCSTPEFIVNCTVNVQDMCQKEVLVKEDGKHYRKSCASSGACLIASSGYQQFCTGKLNSVCISCCNTPLCNGPRQKKQSSRKRVPSAASSLIPPHSLALIFIPILLHPSSILC